Proteins encoded in a region of the Quercus lobata isolate SW786 chromosome 8, ValleyOak3.0 Primary Assembly, whole genome shotgun sequence genome:
- the LOC115958491 gene encoding putative F-box/FBD/LRR-repeat protein At4g03220 — translation METRSTRRKKPSHIAENGIDRISDLPDAVLHHILLLLPIKSIAQTSLLSKRWRSLWSSFPDLDFTTININPNTISSINHNPNAKNSQSHSSSTTGLDFITRVLGHRDKNSDLRILRFRGSLSFSHLNGIIRRAIRHNVQQLDVEVATDDYFNFPRSIIASESLRVLKLKSRFPGFRLPPSSVMKDGFRSLHTLSLSLIILHNQPSLVDLFSSDSSSFPLLKKLSLDACFGLRHLSVGCKALEELSLENCFQLQDLSISGPKLERLRVARCFDASGGKSWVEINVPRLKILHWVRNAITDYSDLENLSLLHEVSIGFFVLHEDVSVVKLHSVSNFLSGLSHAHYLTLESQCVQILSSNNYFAVYLQPFNNLKSLELHTGFKKNNVLGLACLFRSSPTLHTLILKIINDYKIERRQWNRDLWDMSSSEEEQFWESQTHTLKSFLHHLKVVKIHGFLECENEVSLAKFLLKHGKALQEMTLCTGHSSARDSLRRQKIRSQMMGFSWASSNAKIAFH, via the exons ATGGAAACAAGATCTACAAGGCGCAAGAAGCCTTCACACATTGCTGAAAATGGCATCGATCGGATCAGTGATCTTCCTGATGCTGTTCTCCATCACATTCTCTTGCTCCTACCCATCAAATCAATCGCACAAACCAGTCTCTTATCCAAGCGATGGAGATCTCTCTGGTCCTCCTTCCCTGACCTTGACTTCACCACCATAAACATAAACCCAAATACCATTTCTTCCATAAATCATAACCCAAATGCCAAAAACTCTCAATCACACTCTTCTTCTACTACAGGACTGGACTTCATAACTAGGGTTTTAGGTCACCGTGACAAAAACTCAGACCTAAGGATCCTTCGTTTTCGAGGAAGTTTAAGTTTCTCTCATCTAAATGGCATCATTCGCCGTGCCATTCGACATAATGTTCAACAACTTGATGTTGAGGTTGCCACTGATGATTACTTTAACTTCCCACGTTCCATTATAGCAAGTGAATCATTGCGTGTTCTTAAACTAAAATCTCGTTTCCCAGGTTTTCGTTTGCCTCCTTCGTCAGTTATGAAGGATGGTTTTCGATCACTCCACACGTTGTCTCTTTCGCTTATCATTTTACACAACCAGCCCTCACTTGTGGACTTGTTCTCATCAGATTCATCATCGTTTCCACTCTTGAAGAAATTGAGTCTCGACGCGTGTTTCGGGTTGAGACATCTTAGTGTTGGATGCAAGGCACTTGAAGAGTTAAGCTTGGAAAATTGTTTTCAGCTACAAGATTTGAGTATTTCAGGTCCAAAATTGGAGAGATTGCGTGTAGCGCGTTGTTTTGATGCTTCTGGGGGTAAGAGTTGGGTAGAGATCAATGTACCCAGACTCAAAATCTTGCACTGGGTACGTAATGCCATCACTGATTATAGTGATCTTGAGAATTTAAGTTTGCTGCATGAGGTATCTATTGGTTTCTTTGTACTTCATGAAGATGTAAGTGTGGTCAAGCTTCATAGCGTGTCCAATTTTTTGTCTGGACTCTCTCATGCCCATTACTTAACACTTGAAAGCCAATGTGTCCAG ATTCTATCAAGCAATAATTATTTTGCAGTTTATCTACAGCCGTTTAATAACCTCAAATCTTTGGAGTTGCATActggtttcaaaaaaaataatgtccTAGGATTAGCATGCCTATTCAGGAGCTCTCCCACATTGCATACTCTTATTCTCAAGATTATTAATGATTACAAGATTGAAAGGAGA CAATGGAATAGGGACTTGTGGGACATGTCTAGCTCTGAGGAAGAACAATTTTGGGAATCTCAAACCCATACTTTGAAGTCCTTCCTACATCATCTGAAGGTAGTAAAGATCCATGGGTTCTTAGAATGTGAGAATGAGGTTAGTCTAGCAAAGTTTCTGCTAAAGCATGGAAAAGCCCTTCAAGAGATGACACTGTGCACAGGACACAGCAGTGCTAGAGACTCTCTCAGGCGACAGAAGATTAGGTCACAGATGATGGGATTTTCTTGGGCTTCTTCTAATGCTAAAATTGCATTTCACTAG
- the LOC115957441 gene encoding indole-3-acetic acid-amido synthetase GH3.6-like produces the protein MPEAPEINNVSEYDCCGSNSSLDGKNKKALQFIEDVTSNADEVQRRVLAEILSHSAHVEYLQRHGLNGCTDQETFKKVVPVVTYEDLKPEIDRIANGDASQILCSQPISEFLTSSGTSGGERKLMPTIEEELERRSLLYSLLMPVMNQCVPGLDKGKGMYFLFIKSEAKTPGGLVARPVLTSYYKSSHFIDRPYDPYTNYTSPNETILCPDSYQSMYSQLLCGLYQNTQVLRVGAVFASGFIRALKFLEKNWLLLCNDIRSGTLDPKITDSSVREAVMKILEPNPGLADFIEAECGKDSWSGIITRLWPNTKYIDVIVTGTMSQYIPTLDYYSNGLPLVCTMYASSECYFGLNLNPLCKPSEVSYTLIPTMCYYEFLPVNRKSGFNESFSKPVFLNDKENQDLVDLVDVKLGQEYELIVTTYAGLYRYRVGDILRVAGFKNKAPQFNFVCRKNVVLSIDSDKTDEVELQNAVKNAANNLLSFDASLTEYTSYADSSTVPGHYVLYWEISLSRATPIPPSVFEDCCLTVEESFNSVYRQGRVSDKSIGPLEIKIVESGTFDSLMDYAVGQGASINQYKAPRCVKYAPIVELLNSKVVANYFSPKCPKWAPGHKQWLAED, from the exons ATGCCAGAAGCTCCTGAGATTAATAATGTTTCCGAATATGATTGTTGTGGTAGTAACTCATCTCTCGATGGTAAAAACAAGAAGGCATTACAATTTATTGAAGATGTAACCAGTAATGCTGATGAAGTTCAGAGGAGGGTTCTTGCTGAAATCCTTTCTCATAGTGCCCATGTTGAGTACTTGCAACGACATGGCCTAAACGGGTGTACAGACCAAGAGACATTCAAGAAGGTGGTTCCTGTTGTTACATATGAAGATTTGAAGCCAGAAATTGACCGTATTGCTAATGGTGATGCTTCACAAATCCTTTGTTCCCAACCCATATCGGAGTTCTTGACTAG TTCCGGAACTTCTGGCGGGGAGAGGAAATTGATGCCAACAATTGAAGAGGAGCTGGAGAGGAGGTCATTGCTTTACAGCCTTTTGATGCCTGTGATGAACCAATGTGTTCCAGGTTTGGACAAAGGAAAAGGCATgtattttttgttcataaaatCAGAAGCTAAGACCCCAGGAGGACTTGTTGCACGTCCAGTTTTAACTAGCTACTATAAAAGTTCACATTTTATAGATAGGCCTTATGATCCCTACACCAACTATACAAGCCCAAACGAGACCATTCTTTGCCCTGATTCTTATCAAAGCATGTACTCTCAGTTGCTTTGTGGCCTTTATCAAAACACCCAAGTTCTTCGTGTTGGGGCAGTCTTCGCTTCCGGCTTCATTCGTGCTCTTAAGTTCCTTGAAAAGAATTGGCTTCTTTTATGCAATGATATTCGAAGTGGTACCTTAGACCCCAAAATCACTGACTCATCAGTGAGAGAAGCTGTAATGAAAATTCTTGAACCAAACCCCGGGCTAGCTGATTTTATTGAAGCTGAATGTGGCAAGGATTCTTGGAGTGGGATCATAACTAGGTTGTGGCCTAATACCAAGTATATTGATGTCATTGTGACAGGAACAATGTCACAGTACATTCCTACTTTGGATTATTATAGCAATGGTCTCCCTCTTGTTTGTACCATGTATGCATCTTCTGAGTGTTACTTTGGCCTTAATTTGAATCCTCTGTGCAAGCCAAGTGAAGTCTCCTACACTCTCATTCCCACCATGTGCTATTATGAGTTCTTGCCAGTTAACAGGAAAAGTGGATTCAATGAATCCTTTTCCAAACCTGTCTTCCTCAATGATAAGGAAAACCAAGACTTGGTTGATCTTGTTGATGTTAAGCTAGGACAAGAGTACGAGCTTATTGTAACTACCTATGCAg gCCTTTATCGATATCGTGTTGGAGACATACTTCGAGTGGCAGGATTCAAAAACAAGGCTCCTCAATTCAACTTTGTATGCAGAAAGAATGTGGTTCTTAGCATTGATTCTGATAAAACCGATGAAGTTGAACTACAAAATGCAGTGAAGAATGCAGCTAACAATCTTTTGTCATTTGATGCATCACTCACAGAATATACAAGCTATGCTGACTCTTCAACTGTCCCGGGGCACTATGTCCTGTACTGGGAGATTAGCCTCAGCCGGGCAACACCAATCCCTCCTTCAGTTTTTGAGGATTGTTGCCTCACTGTTGAAGAATCATTCAACAGTGTATACCGCCAAGGCAGGGTTTCAGATAAGTCCATTGGTCCCTTAGAGATAAAGATAGTGGAGAGTGGGACATTTGACAGTCTTATGGACTACGCTGTGGGACAAGGTGCTTCAATAAACCAGTACAAAGCACCGCGATGTGTGAAATATGCTCCCATTGTGGAGCTCCTGAACTCAAAAGTTGTTGCAAATTATTTCAGTCCAAAATGCCCCAAATGGGCTCCTGGTCATAAGCAATGGCTAGCTGAAGATTGA